One genomic window of uncultured delta proteobacterium includes the following:
- a CDS encoding conserved hypothetical protein (Evidence 4 : Homologs of previously reported genes of unknown function): MTDVFNFLSLPGAGSFLEIQRHFLERTLDMNAIRETLIAVGVVVGIILLVMLILHFRPKKPYVPQDWIFDAKQIRDLLGVALNQRAKIELHFSMEGEARRPALRCSAVALENGTILLEASGLASLSHKWQGRNVDCFFILRKQDSYAFYAFSTTIVEIRTLKEACLITVKVPEKIESRQKRSYLRIPPPEEYMLGAAVWRGLDMPESLERNDLALWPKPSRIWLPGMREEFTFRDISSGGLRLHLPRHILAEEMDFIHVSTQFIVMLDLWEPDKAQRLRFWLLCRMQSPVLDFETKGMDIGAQFLSWAKPAESGGSNLIWLKLASSGEVEPLGNWIMRRHLEFFRESEQSLSFAHRQTA; the protein is encoded by the coding sequence ATGACTGACGTCTTCAATTTCCTTTCTCTTCCGGGAGCGGGGAGCTTTCTGGAAATTCAGCGCCATTTTCTTGAGCGCACGCTGGATATGAACGCGATCCGCGAAACGCTGATCGCGGTAGGCGTTGTTGTCGGCATCATTCTTCTGGTCATGCTCATTCTGCATTTTCGCCCCAAAAAACCATACGTGCCGCAGGATTGGATTTTTGACGCCAAACAGATCAGGGATCTTTTGGGCGTGGCCCTGAACCAGCGGGCAAAAATCGAGCTCCATTTTTCCATGGAAGGGGAAGCGCGGCGCCCGGCGCTCCGCTGTTCCGCCGTCGCGCTTGAAAACGGCACCATTCTTCTGGAGGCTTCGGGGCTGGCTTCCCTTTCGCACAAATGGCAAGGGCGGAACGTGGATTGCTTCTTCATCTTGCGCAAACAGGATTCATACGCGTTCTATGCCTTCTCCACGACAATCGTGGAAATCAGAACGCTCAAGGAAGCGTGCCTTATCACGGTGAAAGTGCCGGAAAAAATCGAGTCCCGCCAGAAACGCTCCTACCTACGCATCCCGCCGCCCGAGGAATACATGCTGGGCGCCGCCGTTTGGCGCGGCCTGGACATGCCCGAATCCCTCGAACGGAACGACCTCGCCCTCTGGCCGAAGCCGTCGCGCATCTGGCTGCCCGGCATGCGCGAGGAATTCACCTTCCGCGACATCTCTTCCGGCGGGCTCCGCCTGCACCTGCCCCGGCATATCCTGGCCGAGGAAATGGATTTTATCCACGTCAGCACCCAGTTCATCGTCATGCTGGACCTCTGGGAGCCGGACAAAGCCCAGCGTCTGCGCTTCTGGCTGCTCTGCCGCATGCAAAGCCCGGTGCTGGATTTTGAAACGAAGGGCATGGATATCGGCGCGCAATTCCTGTCCTGGGCGAAACCCGCGGAAAGCGGCGGCAGCAACCTGATCTGGCTCAAACTCGCCTCCTCCGGCGAGGTCGAGCCGCTGGGCAACTGGATTATGCGGCGCCATCTTGAATTTTTCCGCGAATCGGAGCAGTCGCTCTCGTTCGCGCACCGGCAGACGGCCTGA
- a CDS encoding Putative radical SAM domain protein (modular protein) (Evidence 3 : Function proposed based on presence of conserved amino acid motif, structural feature or limited homology), which translates to MLDTASFARLGLTAIREKVIAGERLSCEDGLRLFACPDILAVGSLAFLARTKRHGMRAHFVRNRQINYSNVCHTGCRFCAFARRDGEDGAFTLSREEILARVADDGGMPYAEIHVVGGCNPMLPLAWFEETFRAIKKLRPDAVLKGLTVTEIHHLALMEGITDGEAFARLKEAGVAMVTGGGGEIFNPAVRDSICPGKISGGEYLRLAGEAHKAGLMSNCTMLFGHVESHADRVDHLCKLRAQQDASGGYVCFIPLAFQNRNNALADELEAANGFPAAGPEVTLDRLRTIAVSRLLLDNIEHIKAYWVMLGTKTAQAALFFGADDLDGTIEEEHIGRMAGAASGKVLGDGGLTRSALEYMIRESGFEPVNRDALFRDLSAGRSRPRPKGDADETAAAVKKAADGERLSWDDALTLYRHADLFTLGSLARTVREKLHPGPVVTYVADRNINYSNVCVCACRFCAFYRAPDHPEAYVLTKQQLAEKIEETLELGGTQILLQGGHHPHLPLSFYEDMIRWIRDTYPAIHIHAFSPPEIAFFAAEAGLATRDVIARLRAAGLASIPGGGAEVLANRVRTKVSPNKCPADQWLAIMAEAHELGLKTTATMMFGHEETDVERLEHLFRLRGLQDESLEKGKGAFTAFIPWTFQAANTALPHLPPMPAPGYLRLLALSRLVLDNFPNIQSSWVTMGPEIAQLALFFGANDFGSLMIEENVVAAANVRFRMNREAIHRVIAAAGFEPRQRLMDYTLV; encoded by the coding sequence ATGCTTGATACCGCCTCTTTCGCCCGCCTGGGCCTTACTGCTATCCGCGAAAAAGTCATTGCGGGGGAACGCCTTTCCTGTGAGGACGGGCTCCGTCTTTTCGCCTGCCCGGACATTTTGGCCGTGGGCTCGCTCGCCTTTCTCGCCCGTACCAAACGCCACGGCATGCGCGCCCACTTTGTGCGCAACCGCCAGATAAACTACTCCAACGTCTGCCATACCGGATGCCGGTTTTGCGCCTTTGCCCGGCGTGACGGCGAGGACGGCGCCTTCACCCTCTCCCGCGAGGAAATCCTTGCCCGCGTCGCGGACGACGGCGGCATGCCCTACGCGGAAATCCACGTTGTCGGCGGCTGCAACCCCATGCTTCCCCTTGCCTGGTTTGAGGAAACCTTCCGGGCCATCAAAAAGCTGCGGCCCGACGCGGTCCTCAAAGGCCTGACCGTTACCGAGATCCACCACCTTGCGCTCATGGAAGGGATTACGGACGGGGAAGCCTTCGCCCGCCTCAAGGAGGCCGGGGTCGCCATGGTGACCGGGGGCGGCGGCGAAATTTTCAACCCGGCCGTGCGGGACAGCATCTGCCCCGGCAAAATCAGCGGCGGCGAGTACCTGCGCCTGGCCGGGGAAGCCCACAAGGCCGGGCTTATGTCCAACTGCACCATGCTGTTCGGCCATGTGGAGAGCCACGCCGACCGCGTGGACCACCTCTGCAAGCTGCGGGCGCAGCAGGATGCTTCCGGCGGCTACGTCTGCTTCATCCCCCTGGCGTTCCAGAACCGCAACAACGCCCTGGCGGACGAACTCGAAGCCGCCAACGGTTTCCCCGCCGCCGGGCCGGAGGTCACCCTCGACCGCCTCCGCACCATCGCGGTCAGCCGCCTGCTCCTGGACAATATCGAACACATCAAGGCCTACTGGGTCATGCTCGGCACCAAAACGGCCCAGGCCGCCCTGTTTTTCGGGGCGGACGACCTGGACGGCACCATCGAGGAAGAGCATATCGGCCGCATGGCGGGCGCGGCCTCCGGGAAAGTGCTCGGCGACGGCGGTCTGACCCGCTCCGCGCTGGAGTATATGATCCGCGAATCCGGGTTCGAGCCGGTCAATCGCGACGCCCTGTTCCGGGATCTTTCCGCCGGGCGCTCCCGCCCCCGCCCCAAGGGCGACGCGGATGAAACAGCCGCGGCCGTCAAAAAAGCCGCGGACGGCGAACGCCTTTCCTGGGATGACGCCCTCACCCTCTACCGGCACGCGGACCTCTTCACCCTGGGCTCGCTGGCGCGCACCGTGCGGGAAAAGCTCCACCCCGGCCCGGTGGTGACCTACGTCGCGGACAGGAACATCAACTACTCCAACGTCTGCGTCTGCGCCTGCCGTTTCTGCGCCTTTTACCGCGCGCCGGACCATCCGGAAGCCTATGTTCTGACAAAGCAGCAGCTTGCTGAAAAAATCGAGGAAACCCTGGAACTGGGCGGCACCCAGATCCTGCTGCAAGGCGGGCATCACCCGCATTTGCCGCTCTCCTTTTACGAGGACATGATCCGCTGGATACGGGATACCTATCCCGCCATCCATATCCATGCCTTTTCCCCGCCGGAGATCGCCTTTTTCGCGGCAGAGGCCGGTCTTGCGACCAGGGACGTCATCGCGCGGCTGCGCGCGGCGGGGCTCGCCTCCATCCCCGGCGGCGGCGCGGAAGTGCTGGCGAACCGGGTCCGCACGAAAGTTTCGCCCAACAAGTGCCCGGCGGATCAATGGCTTGCCATCATGGCCGAAGCCCACGAACTGGGGCTGAAAACCACGGCCACCATGATGTTCGGCCACGAAGAGACCGACGTGGAACGGCTGGAGCACCTCTTCCGCCTGCGCGGGTTGCAGGACGAGTCCCTGGAAAAAGGCAAGGGCGCGTTTACGGCCTTCATCCCCTGGACTTTCCAGGCGGCCAACACGGCCCTGCCCCATCTGCCGCCCATGCCCGCGCCGGGGTATCTCCGCCTCCTGGCCCTTTCCCGCCTGGTGCTCGACAATTTCCCCAACATCCAGTCGTCCTGGGTGACCATGGGGCCGGAAATCGCGCAGCTGGCGCTCTTTTTCGGGGCCAACGATTTCGGATCCCTGATGATCGAGGAAAACGTGGTGGCAGCCGCCAACGTGCGGTTCCGCATGAACCGCGAAGCCATTCACCGGGTGATCGCAGCCGCAGGATTTGAACCACGGCAGCGGTTGATGGATTATACGCTGGTGTAA
- a CDS encoding CBS domain containing protein, protein MEEGSESSIWTRISRLFQAKGSTDSVEQAIIEASEDGELEKEEGSMLLSVLHLDDLQVQDIMTPRTDVACAPVTATTAEIVDLILSTGHSRIPIFSDNPDNIVGVIYAKDLLRLTIDPSLRERPVTEMMHEPFFVPETKSAPALLHDFKTNKKHLAVILDEYGGTAGIATIEDVIEQIVGDIEDEHDTPRLEDIILEGGGKAVLSGRADLEDIAKEMGVAIESDEVDTIGGYLCHIAGRVPLPGERFTVAGTVFTVLDADAKKIQSIRAEPAAPRQEAELAEENSLTHSS, encoded by the coding sequence TTGGAAGAGGGTTCGGAGAGTAGTATCTGGACACGTATTTCCCGGCTGTTTCAGGCCAAAGGATCGACGGACAGCGTCGAACAGGCCATCATCGAGGCGAGTGAGGACGGCGAGCTGGAAAAAGAAGAAGGCTCCATGCTCCTCAGCGTTCTGCACCTGGACGATCTGCAGGTGCAGGATATCATGACCCCCCGCACCGACGTGGCGTGCGCGCCCGTGACGGCGACCACGGCGGAGATCGTGGACCTCATCCTTTCCACGGGCCATTCGCGCATTCCCATTTTCAGCGACAATCCCGACAATATCGTGGGCGTTATCTACGCCAAGGACCTTCTGCGCCTGACGATCGACCCTTCCTTGCGCGAGCGGCCGGTCACGGAAATGATGCACGAGCCTTTTTTCGTGCCGGAAACAAAAAGCGCTCCGGCCCTGTTGCACGACTTCAAGACCAACAAGAAGCACCTGGCCGTCATCCTGGACGAATACGGCGGCACGGCCGGCATCGCGACCATTGAGGACGTGATTGAGCAGATCGTCGGCGATATCGAGGATGAGCACGACACCCCCCGCCTGGAGGACATCATCCTGGAAGGCGGCGGCAAGGCGGTGCTTTCCGGCCGCGCGGACCTGGAGGATATCGCCAAGGAAATGGGCGTTGCGATTGAGTCCGACGAGGTGGATACCATCGGCGGCTACCTTTGCCACATCGCCGGGCGCGTGCCCCTCCCCGGCGAGCGGTTCACCGTGGCAGGCACGGTGTTTACGGTCCTGGACGCGGACGCGAAAAAGATCCAGTCCATCCGCGCCGAGCCCGCGGCTCCCCGGCAGGAGGCGGAACTCGCGGAAGAAAACAGCCTCACCCACTCGTCGTGA
- a CDS encoding conserved hypothetical protein (Evidence 4 : Homologs of previously reported genes of unknown function), with protein sequence MAQPKPRMGRIEYLNVLPIYHALETGRVPHGYELVYGQPSALNAMMQNGELAVASTSSVEYARRPEKYWILPDLAIGSYGTVLSVLLVSRCPVADLDGKTVLVSTATHTSVTLLKLLLKDHARVSVKFETGNTAEYLTMPDKPGAPAAMLVIGDEALRSRNHPVYSHMWDLGEEWLAWTGLPFTFGLWVVSRDAAKRQGLAEDPAHVLHAGRDWSYANMDTLLAAAQERYPYSREALIEYFHCLSYKLGDLEQQGLRLFYDRLAAAGEIPKAPDLAFWPGI encoded by the coding sequence ATGGCACAACCGAAACCCCGCATGGGGCGCATTGAGTACCTGAACGTGCTGCCCATTTACCACGCCCTGGAAACGGGCCGCGTGCCGCACGGGTATGAGCTCGTCTACGGGCAGCCTTCCGCGCTGAACGCCATGATGCAAAACGGCGAGCTGGCCGTGGCGTCGACTTCCAGCGTCGAATACGCCCGGCGGCCGGAAAAATACTGGATTCTCCCGGATCTCGCCATCGGCAGTTACGGCACGGTACTCAGCGTGCTCCTTGTTTCCCGCTGCCCGGTGGCGGACCTGGACGGCAAAACCGTGCTGGTCAGCACGGCCACCCACACCTCGGTGACGCTGCTCAAACTGCTGCTCAAGGACCATGCGCGCGTGTCCGTCAAATTTGAAACCGGGAACACGGCGGAATACCTGACAATGCCGGACAAACCCGGTGCTCCGGCGGCCATGCTGGTCATCGGCGACGAGGCCCTGCGCTCGCGCAACCACCCGGTGTATTCCCATATGTGGGACCTCGGTGAGGAATGGCTCGCCTGGACGGGCCTGCCGTTCACGTTCGGACTGTGGGTCGTGAGCCGCGACGCGGCGAAACGCCAAGGCCTTGCCGAGGACCCGGCCCATGTGCTGCATGCGGGCCGGGACTGGAGTTACGCCAACATGGATACGCTCCTCGCCGCCGCGCAAGAACGCTACCCCTACTCGCGCGAGGCGCTTATCGAATATTTCCACTGCCTGTCCTACAAGCTCGGCGACCTTGAACAACAGGGGTTGCGCCTGTTTTACGACCGCCTTGCCGCTGCCGGAGAAATTCCCAAAGCTCCGGACCTCGCCTTCTGGCCCGGCATATGA
- a CDS encoding conserved membrane hypothetical protein (Evidence 4 : Homologs of previously reported genes of unknown function) yields MKDTASVSVSVRKAHLFVVAGAFCISFAALFVRGAAMDPSMVAFYRQVSGGIALLLFALIRRDRLMPTLPMIRVFGLAALCLAGDLVLWHASIVRAGPGLATILCNFQVFFLALYSAFFLGETLSLRHKLAMLLAITGLFMLVEINPLRIPSAMGTGIALGLASGVFYTAYILSLRKSLLLRDHLSPVANMAMVCFITAVVIAAVCLAQGVSFAIPDVETALCVAGLGVFCQGIGWVLLSLGLPHLTPSRAGLIMLAQPALAFLWDILFCGRVTGMVGYLGAATAIFAIWLGVSGHVKKI; encoded by the coding sequence ATGAAAGACACCGCATCGGTTTCCGTATCCGTGCGCAAGGCGCACCTTTTCGTCGTTGCCGGGGCGTTCTGCATCAGCTTCGCGGCCCTGTTCGTGCGGGGCGCGGCCATGGACCCCAGCATGGTCGCCTTTTACCGCCAGGTTTCCGGCGGCATCGCGCTGCTGCTCTTCGCCCTGATCCGGCGCGACAGGCTCATGCCCACCCTGCCCATGATCCGCGTTTTCGGCCTGGCCGCGCTGTGCCTTGCGGGCGACCTTGTGCTCTGGCATGCCAGCATCGTACGGGCAGGGCCGGGGCTCGCCACCATCCTGTGCAACTTCCAGGTCTTTTTTCTCGCGCTGTACAGCGCCTTTTTTCTGGGAGAAACACTTTCCCTCCGCCACAAGCTGGCCATGCTCCTGGCTATCACCGGGCTGTTCATGCTGGTGGAAATCAACCCCTTGCGCATCCCCTCGGCCATGGGGACGGGCATTGCCCTGGGGCTGGCTTCCGGCGTTTTTTATACCGCGTACATTCTTTCCCTGCGCAAGTCCCTGCTGCTGCGGGATCATCTCTCCCCCGTCGCCAACATGGCCATGGTCTGCTTTATCACGGCGGTAGTCATCGCGGCGGTCTGCCTGGCCCAGGGGGTATCCTTCGCCATCCCGGATGTGGAAACCGCCTTGTGCGTCGCCGGCCTCGGCGTTTTTTGCCAGGGAATCGGCTGGGTCCTCCTTTCCCTGGGGCTGCCGCACCTTACGCCTTCCCGGGCCGGGCTTATCATGCTGGCCCAGCCGGCGCTCGCCTTTCTCTGGGACATCCTTTTCTGCGGCAGGGTCACGGGCATGGTCGGCTACCTTGGCGCGGCAACGGCGATTTTTGCCATCTGGCTCGGCGTCAGCGGGCATGTGAAAAAAATATAA